In Pseudonocardia sp. C8, one genomic interval encodes:
- a CDS encoding nucleotide exchange factor GrpE — MTEQSTDGTAAGPDPGTGAADGQEAGELRARIAELEDRWRTAAADLENFRKRTARDAERSRELERARVAREWLPVLDNLDIALQHAESDPGAIVEGLRAVREQAAAVLARLGFPQREDEPGTAFDPARHEAVSTVPAGEFAPGTIVQTVRTGFGDGDHQLRPPGVVVAAPEPS, encoded by the coding sequence ATGACCGAGCAGAGCACCGACGGGACCGCAGCCGGCCCGGACCCCGGGACCGGCGCGGCGGACGGCCAGGAGGCCGGCGAGCTGCGCGCGCGGATCGCCGAGCTCGAGGACCGCTGGCGGACCGCCGCCGCCGATCTCGAGAACTTCCGCAAGCGCACCGCCCGCGACGCCGAGCGGTCCCGCGAGCTGGAACGCGCCCGGGTGGCCCGGGAGTGGCTGCCCGTCCTCGACAACCTCGACATCGCACTGCAGCACGCGGAGTCCGACCCGGGCGCGATCGTCGAGGGCCTGCGCGCCGTCCGCGAGCAGGCCGCGGCCGTGCTCGCCCGGCTCGGCTTCCCGCAACGCGAGGACGAGCCGGGCACGGCCTTCGACCCCGCCCGGCACGAGGCCGTCAGCACCGTCCCGGCCGGGGAGTTCGCGCCCGGCACGATCGTGCAGACGGTGCGCACCGGGTTCGGCGACGGCGATCACCAGCTGCGCCCGCCCGGTGTCGTCGTCGCGGCCCCGGAGCCGAGCTGA
- a CDS encoding putative quinol monooxygenase, with product MLIIAGHLLTDPRDRDAFVAEGTTVVSMARAAPGCLDFCLTADTVDPGRVNVFERWESEEALLAFRGSGPDSGTAARIVGADVRRYGVASVGEP from the coding sequence ATGCTGATCATCGCCGGCCACCTGCTGACCGACCCGCGGGACCGGGACGCCTTCGTGGCCGAGGGCACCACGGTCGTCTCGATGGCACGTGCGGCTCCCGGTTGCCTGGACTTCTGCCTGACGGCGGACACGGTCGACCCCGGGCGGGTGAACGTGTTCGAGCGTTGGGAGTCGGAAGAGGCGCTGCTGGCGTTTCGCGGTTCGGGGCCGGATTCGGGCACCGCGGCGCGGATCGTCGGGGCCGATGTGCGGCGCTACGGAGTGGCGTCGGTGGGGGAGCCGTAG
- a CDS encoding chaperone modulator CbpM — MTYPLVLGHVGAHRLDPESFAETAGVHPELVHRWATLGLVECVTDARGNRWFPVTELAAVARIQRLRAGLGLNYAALGVVVDLLDRIAELEATLQQRPRRTGG, encoded by the coding sequence ATGACCTACCCGCTCGTCCTGGGACACGTCGGCGCGCACCGCCTCGACCCGGAGTCCTTCGCCGAGACCGCCGGCGTCCACCCGGAACTCGTGCACCGGTGGGCGACCCTCGGCCTCGTCGAGTGCGTCACCGACGCCCGGGGCAACCGGTGGTTCCCGGTCACCGAGCTCGCCGCCGTGGCCCGGATCCAGCGGCTCCGGGCCGGGCTCGGGTTGAACTACGCGGCCCTGGGTGTGGTCGTCGACCTTCTCGACCGCATCGCCGAGCTCGAAGCCACCCTGCAGCAACGCCCACGACGCACCGGAGGCTGA
- the dnaK gene encoding molecular chaperone DnaK translates to MAKAVGIDLGTTNSVIAAMEGGHPTVVANADGDRTTPSVVGYTEQGERLVGQLARRQAILNPKGTVSSAKRFVGRRHDEVAGERDAVSYDVVAGGDGAARFDVRGRQYAPEEVSAQVLRKLVDDASKYLGEKVTEAVITVPAYFNDAQRQATKDAGKIAGLDVLRIINEPTAAALAYGLDKEKSETVLVFDLGGGTFDVSILDIGEGVVEVRATAGDTHLGGDDFNQRIVDHLAEGFKKDTGIDLRSDAQALQRLWEAAEKAKEELSSVSQTTINLPFVTADASGPKHLNVTLMRSTFDQITEDLVERCRGPVEQAIADAKLTPTDIDEVILVGGSTRIPAVQALVRRLTGGREPNMTVNPDEVVALGAAVQAAVIKGEAKDVLLLDVTPLSLGIETLGGVMTKVIERNTTIPARRKETFSTAEDDQPAVDVVVLQGEREKAADNRVLGRFRLENIPPAPRGVPQIEVTYDIDANGILNVSAMEKTTRTEQNITISESSNLESSEVDRMVADAEKHRAEDARLRETVDARNVLDTAAYQVDKQVTELGGSVPVHEKARAESLVADARSLLEDADPPLDRIKSLTAELQQVLHGLAAAAAGPDVGAAHGAPGGRPGPDDDDVVDAEFTTS, encoded by the coding sequence GTGGCCAAGGCCGTAGGAATCGATCTCGGTACGACGAACTCGGTGATCGCTGCCATGGAGGGCGGGCATCCCACCGTCGTCGCGAACGCCGACGGCGACCGCACGACGCCGTCCGTCGTCGGCTACACCGAGCAGGGCGAGCGACTGGTCGGCCAGCTCGCGCGCCGGCAGGCCATCCTCAACCCCAAGGGCACCGTCTCCTCGGCGAAGCGGTTCGTCGGGCGCCGGCACGACGAGGTCGCCGGCGAGCGGGACGCGGTGTCCTACGACGTCGTCGCCGGCGGGGACGGCGCCGCCCGGTTCGACGTCCGCGGCCGCCAGTACGCGCCGGAGGAGGTCTCCGCCCAGGTGCTGCGCAAGCTCGTCGACGACGCCTCGAAGTACCTCGGGGAGAAGGTCACCGAAGCGGTGATCACCGTGCCGGCGTACTTCAACGACGCGCAGCGGCAGGCGACCAAGGACGCCGGCAAGATCGCCGGCCTGGACGTGCTCCGGATCATCAACGAGCCGACCGCCGCCGCGCTGGCCTACGGCCTGGACAAGGAGAAGAGCGAGACCGTCCTGGTCTTCGACCTGGGCGGCGGCACCTTCGACGTCAGCATCCTCGACATCGGTGAGGGCGTGGTCGAGGTCCGCGCCACCGCGGGAGACACCCATCTCGGCGGCGACGACTTCAACCAGCGCATCGTCGACCACCTCGCCGAGGGGTTCAAGAAGGACACCGGAATCGACCTGCGCTCCGACGCGCAGGCGCTGCAGCGGCTCTGGGAGGCCGCGGAGAAGGCCAAGGAGGAGCTGTCCTCGGTCAGCCAGACCACGATCAACCTCCCGTTCGTCACCGCCGACGCCTCCGGCCCGAAGCACCTCAACGTCACCCTGATGCGCTCGACGTTCGACCAGATCACCGAGGACCTCGTGGAACGCTGCCGGGGCCCGGTCGAGCAGGCGATCGCCGACGCGAAGCTGACCCCGACCGACATCGACGAGGTCATCCTGGTCGGCGGATCCACCCGGATCCCGGCCGTGCAGGCGCTGGTCCGCCGGCTCACCGGCGGCCGGGAACCGAACATGACCGTCAACCCGGACGAGGTCGTCGCGCTCGGCGCCGCCGTCCAGGCCGCCGTGATCAAGGGTGAGGCGAAGGACGTCCTGCTGCTGGACGTCACCCCGCTGTCGCTGGGCATCGAGACCCTCGGTGGCGTCATGACCAAGGTGATCGAGCGGAACACGACGATCCCGGCTCGGCGCAAGGAGACCTTCAGCACCGCGGAGGACGACCAGCCCGCCGTCGACGTCGTCGTGCTGCAGGGTGAGCGGGAAAAGGCCGCCGACAACCGGGTGCTCGGCCGGTTCCGGTTGGAGAACATCCCGCCGGCGCCCCGCGGCGTCCCGCAGATCGAGGTCACCTACGACATCGACGCCAACGGCATCCTCAACGTCTCGGCCATGGAGAAGACCACCCGGACCGAGCAGAACATCACCATCAGCGAGAGCTCCAACCTGGAATCGTCCGAGGTGGACCGGATGGTCGCCGACGCCGAGAAGCACCGGGCCGAGGACGCCCGCCTGCGCGAGACCGTCGACGCCCGCAACGTCCTCGACACCGCCGCGTACCAGGTCGACAAGCAGGTCACCGAGCTCGGCGGGTCCGTCCCGGTGCACGAGAAGGCCCGCGCCGAGTCGCTGGTCGCCGACGCCCGCAGCCTGCTCGAGGACGCCGACCCCCCGCTGGACCGGATCAAGTCGCTCACCGCGGAGCTGCAGCAGGTGCTGCACGGCCTCGCGGCCGCCGCGGCCGGACCGGACGTGGGTGCCGCCCACGGCGCCCCGGGCGGCCGCCCCGGCCCGGACGACGACGACGTCGTCGACGCCGAGTTCACCACCTCCTGA
- a CDS encoding MBL fold metallo-hydrolase, with protein sequence MVGLSRHDHGAVGVLVPENGGRYPHGNSLLIRGSAETVLVDPSLAVGEQGLDGTGVDAVVVSHGHEDHLAGLHRFPEVPVYVHEADLPAVRSVDALVEGYGLPRERSGEFRAELVRDFGLVDRPDATGLADGTRLDLGDRTLTVVHLPGHTAGHCGLLVEPDDFFFVGDIDLSRFGPYYGDLGSDLSAFEASIEQCLQVQARWYGTFHHKGVVTGAAEFAGQLRAYRDVIGTREQRLLEFLAEPRTLDEIVAHRIVYRPHVDLPWADTVERRTAEQHLARLVAGGTVELVEPGRYRVAR encoded by the coding sequence ATGGTGGGCCTGAGCCGTCACGATCATGGCGCCGTCGGGGTGCTGGTCCCGGAGAACGGGGGCCGCTACCCGCACGGCAACTCGCTGCTGATCCGGGGGAGCGCGGAGACCGTGCTGGTCGACCCGTCGCTCGCGGTCGGGGAGCAGGGCCTGGACGGGACCGGGGTGGACGCGGTGGTCGTCAGCCACGGCCACGAGGACCACCTGGCGGGGCTGCACCGGTTCCCCGAGGTGCCGGTGTACGTCCACGAGGCGGACCTGCCCGCGGTGCGCTCGGTCGACGCGCTGGTCGAGGGCTACGGACTGCCGCGGGAACGGTCCGGGGAGTTCCGGGCCGAGCTCGTGCGCGACTTCGGGCTGGTGGACCGCCCGGACGCCACCGGTCTGGCCGACGGCACCCGGCTCGATCTGGGCGACCGCACGCTGACCGTGGTGCACCTGCCCGGTCACACGGCCGGCCACTGCGGGCTCCTGGTCGAGCCCGACGACTTCTTCTTCGTCGGCGACATCGACCTGAGCCGGTTCGGTCCGTACTACGGCGACCTGGGCAGCGACCTGTCGGCGTTCGAGGCGTCGATCGAGCAGTGCCTGCAGGTGCAGGCCCGCTGGTACGGCACGTTCCACCACAAGGGCGTGGTGACCGGCGCGGCCGAGTTCGCCGGCCAGCTGCGTGCCTACCGCGACGTGATCGGCACCCGGGAACAGCGGCTGCTGGAGTTCCTCGCCGAGCCGCGCACCCTCGACGAGATCGTCGCCCACCGGATCGTCTACCGCCCGCACGTCGACCTGCCCTGGGCGGACACCGTGGAGCGGCGGACCGCGGAGCAGCACCTGGCCCGGCTGGTCGCGGGCGGGACCGTCGAGCTCGTCGAGCCCGGGCGGTACCGGGTGGCGCGCTGA
- a CDS encoding DnaJ C-terminal domain-containing protein, protein MATTHDTDFYATLGVGRDASPEEIQRAYRKLARSYHPDINKDPGAEDTFKSITEAYDVLSDPETRKRYDAFGADFRSVPEGVDPDTWARARAGGERTGGFGDGSTFTWSDDDIDIEDLLGGMFGGRARRARGPVPGADQEAEIELTLQEAYRGGRRSLTLSGPDGPKTLEVNIPQGVTEGKRIRLAGQGGRGFDGGEPGDLYLIVRFAPHPRYRVDGRDVSLTVPVAPWEAVLGATVALEIPDGEAKVKIPPGTAGGKRLRLRGRGIPDPRGTAGDLYAEVRVVVPTDPTEAERDLYRELSTTSTFEPRR, encoded by the coding sequence ATGGCCACCACGCACGACACCGACTTCTACGCGACCCTCGGCGTCGGCCGGGACGCGAGCCCGGAGGAGATCCAGCGGGCCTACCGCAAGCTCGCCCGCTCCTACCACCCCGACATCAACAAGGACCCGGGCGCCGAGGACACGTTCAAGAGCATCACGGAGGCCTACGACGTGCTCTCCGACCCGGAGACCCGCAAGCGGTACGACGCCTTCGGCGCGGACTTCCGGTCGGTCCCCGAGGGCGTCGACCCCGACACCTGGGCCCGGGCCCGCGCGGGCGGTGAGCGCACCGGCGGGTTCGGCGACGGCTCCACCTTCACCTGGTCCGACGACGACATCGACATCGAGGACCTCCTCGGCGGGATGTTCGGCGGGCGTGCCCGGCGGGCCCGGGGCCCGGTGCCCGGCGCCGACCAGGAGGCGGAGATCGAGCTGACCCTGCAGGAGGCCTACCGCGGCGGCCGGCGCTCGCTCACCCTGTCCGGCCCGGACGGTCCGAAGACCCTCGAGGTGAACATCCCGCAGGGGGTCACCGAGGGGAAGCGGATCCGGCTGGCCGGGCAGGGCGGGCGCGGCTTCGACGGCGGCGAGCCCGGCGACCTGTACCTGATCGTGCGGTTCGCCCCGCACCCGCGCTACCGCGTCGACGGCCGGGATGTCTCGCTGACCGTGCCGGTCGCGCCGTGGGAGGCCGTGCTGGGGGCGACCGTCGCGCTCGAGATCCCGGACGGCGAGGCCAAGGTCAAGATCCCGCCCGGCACGGCCGGCGGGAAGCGGCTGCGCCTGCGCGGGCGCGGCATCCCGGACCCGCGCGGCACCGCGGGCGACCTGTACGCCGAGGTCCGCGTCGTCGTCCCCACCGACCCGACGGAGGCCGAGCGCGACCTCTACCGCGAGCTGTCGACCACGTCGACGTTCGAGCCGAGACGATGA
- a CDS encoding DUF6069 family protein gives MSETTTVHTVDPTSSGFPAARRRLLRPAGVGATVVVTLVVWAVGVLAGADYVLRDPTGSVTIGAGTTAAVTLVVSLLGWAVLVLLERLTRHAARIWTALAAVVLTASMVPIFLVDATPGTQVALFFVHLAVAVLVPALLRTRAR, from the coding sequence ATGAGCGAAACAACAACCGTCCACACCGTCGATCCGACTTCCTCCGGCTTCCCGGCGGCGCGCCGCCGGCTGCTGCGCCCGGCCGGCGTCGGGGCCACCGTCGTCGTGACGCTCGTCGTCTGGGCCGTCGGCGTGCTCGCCGGCGCCGACTACGTCCTCAGGGACCCGACCGGATCGGTGACCATCGGGGCAGGGACGACGGCGGCGGTCACGCTCGTCGTGTCGCTGCTGGGCTGGGCCGTCCTGGTCCTGCTCGAACGCCTCACCCGGCACGCCGCCCGGATCTGGACGGCGCTGGCCGCGGTGGTGCTCACCGCGTCGATGGTCCCGATCTTCCTCGTCGACGCCACACCCGGGACCCAGGTGGCGCTGTTCTTCGTGCACCTCGCGGTGGCGGTGCTGGTGCCCGCGTTGCTGCGCACCCGCGCCCGGTAG
- a CDS encoding DUF222 domain-containing protein, whose protein sequence is MRAKSSENGGDPVTAALSTMLDQLSTLADTDTDTDPAGGVTAATRIDRIALLEKLRGAVAAAQHTEAIGFARAQVEDTIARGDVHPARVQRGIADQIALAARISPTAGSRRLGTARILRADLPGVRGLLVAGQISEDIATQVVSETRHLTPKLRRQVDTQIVAAGVDGLNPRQAAMKVRDLAYQADKAGYLQRGRTARKDRRVTLRPAPDTMAVLSALVPVEQGVAALAALRRHADTTVGVGDEPRTRDQVMADTLVERLTGQTTAGDVNVEVGIVIPVDALTDPRSPATAQVVGHGPIPACLAREVLAGTKGRRWWRRLFTRPAGGPLIGADPRRRYFDGVLAALIRIRDDDRCRDPYCGAPCRNIDHIHPDAQGGPTSYTNGRGTCVRGNQIKELPGWTAEVIHDGLGTEPHTVRTTTPTGHTYTSRAGP, encoded by the coding sequence ATGCGAGCGAAGTCGAGTGAGAACGGCGGGGACCCGGTCACGGCCGCGCTGTCCACCATGCTCGACCAGCTGTCCACGCTCGCCGACACCGACACCGACACCGACCCCGCCGGCGGGGTGACCGCGGCGACCCGGATCGACCGGATCGCGCTGCTGGAGAAACTCCGTGGCGCGGTCGCCGCCGCCCAGCACACCGAGGCGATCGGGTTCGCCCGCGCCCAGGTCGAGGACACGATCGCCCGCGGCGACGTGCACCCGGCCAGGGTGCAGCGCGGGATCGCCGACCAGATCGCGCTGGCCGCCCGGATCTCACCCACCGCCGGGTCGCGGCGGCTGGGCACCGCCCGCATCCTGCGCGCCGACCTGCCCGGCGTGCGCGGGCTGCTGGTGGCCGGGCAGATCTCCGAAGACATCGCCACCCAGGTGGTCTCGGAGACCCGGCACCTGACCCCGAAGCTGCGCCGGCAGGTGGACACCCAGATCGTCGCCGCCGGTGTCGACGGGCTGAACCCGCGCCAGGCCGCGATGAAGGTCCGCGACCTCGCCTACCAGGCCGACAAGGCCGGCTACCTGCAGCGGGGCCGCACCGCCCGCAAGGACCGCCGGGTCACCCTGCGGCCGGCCCCGGACACCATGGCCGTGCTCTCCGCCCTGGTGCCGGTCGAACAAGGCGTCGCCGCGCTGGCCGCGCTGCGCCGGCACGCCGACACCACCGTCGGGGTCGGCGACGAACCCCGCACCCGGGACCAGGTCATGGCCGACACCCTCGTCGAACGCCTCACCGGCCAAACCACCGCCGGCGATGTGAACGTCGAGGTCGGCATCGTCATCCCGGTCGACGCCCTGACCGACCCCCGCTCCCCGGCCACCGCCCAGGTCGTCGGGCACGGCCCGATCCCGGCCTGTCTCGCCCGCGAGGTCCTGGCCGGCACCAAGGGCCGCCGCTGGTGGCGACGCCTGTTCACCCGACCGGCCGGCGGACCGCTGATCGGCGCCGACCCCCGGCGCCGCTACTTCGACGGCGTACTCGCCGCGTTGATCCGGATCCGGGACGACGACCGCTGCCGGGACCCCTACTGCGGGGCACCGTGCCGCAACATCGACCACATCCACCCCGACGCACAAGGCGGACCCACCAGCTACACCAACGGCCGCGGCACCTGCGTACGCGGCAACCAGATCAAAGAACTACCCGGCTGGACCGCCGAGGTCATCCACGACGGACTCGGCACCGAACCCCACACCGTGCGGACCACCACCCCGACCGGCCACACCTACACCAGCCGCGCCGGACCCTGA
- a CDS encoding isoprenylcysteine carboxylmethyltransferase family protein, which translates to MRAESASDRRRRRAALGSAAFLVAGPGTVAGVVPWLLTRSAPRRPFPGGAVTRAAGALLIGAGGVTLTTAFAEFVRDGLGTPVPAAPPTELVVDGLYRHVRNPMYVALAALVLGQALLGGRRRLLGYLAVMAVPVSVFVIYREEPVLRERFGEQYERYCAAVPRWLPRVRPWHGTA; encoded by the coding sequence ATGCGGGCGGAATCGGCATCGGATCGCAGGCGGCGGCGCGCCGCACTCGGGTCGGCAGCGTTCCTCGTGGCCGGCCCCGGCACGGTGGCCGGTGTGGTGCCGTGGTTGCTGACCCGGTCGGCACCCCGGCGCCCCTTCCCCGGCGGCGCGGTGACGCGCGCCGCCGGGGCGCTGCTGATCGGCGCCGGGGGTGTCACGCTCACCACCGCGTTCGCCGAGTTCGTGCGTGACGGGCTCGGCACGCCGGTCCCGGCCGCCCCGCCGACCGAACTGGTGGTCGACGGCCTGTACCGGCACGTCCGGAACCCGATGTACGTCGCCCTGGCCGCGCTCGTGCTCGGTCAGGCCCTGCTCGGTGGGCGCCGCCGGCTGCTGGGTTACCTCGCGGTGATGGCGGTGCCGGTGTCGGTGTTCGTGATCTACCGCGAGGAGCCGGTGCTGCGGGAGCGGTTCGGTGAGCAGTACGAGCGCTACTGTGCCGCCGTCCCCCGGTGGCTGCCGCGGGTGCGTCCCTGGCACGGCACCGCGTGA
- the clpB gene encoding ATP-dependent chaperone ClpB: protein MDPDRLTQKSQEALHDGQTKALRYGHTEVDGEHLLLALLEQPDGLVPRLMAAAGVDTDRLAGALERELDRRPKVSGPGVRPGQAAVTQRLSRLLDAADQEARRLKDDYVSVEHLITAMLDEGRAGPGGRLLHEAGLSRDAFLKALTDVRGHQRVTSATPEGTYEALEKYGRDLVAEAAAGRLDPVIGRDAEIRRTIQILSRKTKNNPVLTGDPGVGKTAIVEGLAQRIHHRDVPEGLKDKTVFALDMSALVAGAKYRGEFEERLKAVLSEVIGAEGRILLFVDELHTIVGAGATEGAMDAGNMLKPMLARGELHMIGATTADEYRRHIEKDAALERRFQQVVVDQPSVEDAISILRGLRERLEVFHGVKIQDGALVAAVVLSDRYITDRFLPDKAIDLVDEACAMLRTEIDSMPAELDEYTRRLTRLEIEEAALAKETDAASGTRLEELRRELADLRSDAAAMRARWEAERQAVHKAQNLRGEIERVRVEAERAERDYDLNRAAELRHGRLPDLERRLQAEEERLASKQGGNRLLREVVTADEIAAIVSRWTGIPVSRLQEGERQKLLRLDELLHERVIGQDEAVLLVADAVIRARSHIKDPRRPIGSFLFLGPTGVGKTELAKALAANLFDTERNVIRLDMSEYQERHTVSRLVGAPPGYVGHEDGGQLTEAVRRKPYSVLLFDEVEKAHPDVFNTLLQVLDDGRLTDSRGRTVDFRNTVIIMTSNIGSQYLMDGVTSGGEIKPEAREAVLADLRAHFRPEFLNRIDDIVLFKPLTPPDIEKIVDLMFGELRDRLAERRISLEVTPAALRFIAEQGFDPVYGARPLRRFLTREVETRIGRALLGGEVTDGGTVSVSLHDGELAVTYDEPAGAAA, encoded by the coding sequence GTGGACCCCGACCGCCTCACCCAGAAGTCCCAGGAAGCCCTGCACGACGGCCAGACCAAGGCGCTCCGGTACGGCCACACCGAGGTGGACGGCGAGCACCTGCTGCTGGCCCTGCTCGAGCAACCCGACGGGCTCGTCCCCCGGCTGATGGCCGCCGCGGGCGTCGACACCGACCGGCTCGCCGGCGCCCTCGAACGCGAGCTCGACCGGCGTCCGAAGGTCAGCGGCCCCGGCGTCCGGCCCGGGCAGGCGGCCGTCACCCAGCGGCTGTCCCGGCTGCTCGACGCCGCCGACCAGGAGGCCAGGCGCCTCAAGGACGACTACGTCTCGGTCGAGCACCTCATCACGGCGATGCTCGACGAGGGCCGCGCCGGCCCCGGCGGGCGGCTGCTGCACGAGGCAGGGCTGAGCAGGGACGCCTTCCTGAAGGCGCTCACCGACGTCCGCGGCCACCAGCGGGTGACCTCCGCGACCCCCGAGGGCACCTACGAGGCGCTGGAGAAGTACGGCCGCGACCTCGTCGCGGAAGCGGCGGCCGGCCGGCTCGACCCGGTCATCGGCCGGGACGCCGAGATCCGCCGGACCATCCAGATCCTGTCCCGCAAGACGAAGAACAACCCGGTGCTCACCGGGGACCCGGGCGTCGGCAAGACCGCGATCGTCGAAGGCCTCGCCCAGCGGATCCACCACCGCGACGTGCCCGAGGGCCTCAAGGACAAGACGGTCTTCGCGCTCGACATGAGCGCGCTGGTGGCCGGCGCGAAGTACCGCGGCGAGTTCGAGGAACGGCTCAAGGCCGTCCTGAGCGAGGTCATCGGGGCCGAGGGGCGCATCCTGCTGTTCGTCGACGAGCTGCACACGATCGTCGGCGCCGGCGCGACCGAGGGCGCCATGGACGCCGGCAACATGCTCAAGCCGATGCTCGCCCGCGGCGAGCTGCACATGATCGGCGCGACCACCGCCGACGAGTACCGCCGCCACATCGAGAAGGACGCCGCGCTGGAGCGCCGGTTCCAGCAGGTCGTCGTGGACCAGCCGTCGGTCGAGGACGCGATCTCCATCCTCCGCGGGCTCCGCGAGCGGCTGGAGGTCTTCCACGGCGTCAAGATCCAGGACGGGGCGCTGGTCGCGGCCGTGGTCCTGAGCGACCGCTACATCACCGACCGGTTCCTGCCGGACAAGGCGATCGACCTGGTCGACGAGGCGTGCGCGATGCTCCGGACCGAGATCGACTCGATGCCCGCCGAGCTCGACGAGTACACCCGCAGGCTGACCCGCCTCGAGATCGAGGAAGCCGCGCTGGCCAAGGAGACCGACGCGGCCAGCGGCACCCGGCTGGAGGAGCTGCGCCGCGAGCTCGCCGACCTGCGGTCCGACGCCGCCGCCATGCGCGCCCGGTGGGAGGCCGAGCGCCAGGCCGTGCACAAGGCCCAGAACCTGCGCGGCGAGATCGAGCGCGTCCGCGTCGAGGCCGAACGGGCCGAGCGCGACTACGACCTGAACCGGGCCGCCGAGCTGCGCCACGGCCGCCTTCCGGACCTCGAGCGGCGGCTGCAGGCCGAGGAGGAGCGCCTCGCGAGCAAGCAGGGCGGCAACCGGCTGCTGCGCGAGGTGGTGACGGCCGACGAGATCGCCGCCATCGTCTCCCGGTGGACCGGGATCCCGGTGTCCCGGCTGCAGGAAGGCGAGCGGCAGAAGCTGCTGCGGCTCGACGAGCTGCTGCACGAGCGGGTGATCGGCCAGGACGAGGCGGTGCTGCTGGTGGCCGACGCCGTCATCCGGGCCCGGTCGCACATCAAGGACCCGCGGCGCCCGATCGGGTCGTTCCTGTTCCTCGGGCCGACCGGAGTCGGCAAGACCGAGCTGGCCAAGGCGCTCGCCGCGAACCTGTTCGACACCGAGCGCAACGTGATCCGGCTCGACATGAGCGAGTACCAGGAGCGCCACACCGTGTCCCGGCTGGTCGGCGCCCCACCCGGCTACGTCGGGCACGAGGACGGCGGCCAGCTCACCGAGGCGGTACGGCGCAAGCCCTACTCGGTGCTCCTGTTCGACGAGGTCGAGAAGGCCCACCCGGACGTCTTCAACACCCTGCTCCAGGTGCTCGACGACGGCCGGCTGACCGATTCCCGGGGCCGCACCGTCGACTTCCGGAACACCGTCATCATCATGACCTCGAACATCGGGTCGCAGTACCTGATGGACGGCGTCACCAGCGGCGGCGAGATCAAGCCCGAGGCCCGCGAGGCCGTGCTCGCCGACCTCCGCGCGCACTTCCGGCCCGAGTTCCTCAACCGGATCGACGACATCGTCCTGTTCAAGCCGCTCACCCCGCCGGACATCGAGAAGATCGTCGACCTGATGTTCGGCGAGCTCCGGGACCGCCTGGCCGAGCGCCGGATCTCCCTGGAGGTCACCCCGGCGGCGCTGCGGTTCATCGCGGAGCAGGGGTTCGACCCGGTCTACGGCGCCCGCCCGCTGCGCCGGTTCCTCACCCGCGAGGTGGAGACCCGGATCGGGCGGGCGCTGCTCGGCGGGGAGGTCACCGACGGGGGCACCGTCTCGGTGTCCCTGCACGACGGCGAGCTGGCCGTCACCTACGACGAACCGGCAGGCGCCGCCGCATGA